The window ACCTATGGTTTTACTTGAGTGCAGAGTCCATTAATAAACTTACTAACACTATTTATTACTGTGAAAAAAGAATTGGACATTATGAGGCAttgcctctttatgatgcacaGTATACTCACTGGCTGCTATCTGCTCTGGTATGGCTCAAGAGGAATTTAGCAAATGAACTACGCACTCATTTTCCCGAGTGCTTTTAAGTGACTTTTAGGCTGTATGATAACATGATTTCCAAAAACGTTTAATAAATAGTTgcatttactattattaattatcaGAACAATTATTCCTTCAAGTAATATAGTTCATTGTTCTAACTGCTGTGTATGAGTGCCAATAGATTTTctacatacattttaatgcattaataaggAATTAGCTGCCACAGATTTTAAAAGGCCTTTGAAACTATTATTAACTATCATTAACTAGCTGcttaataaatgcttttgaacACTGTGTACAGTTGCAAATAACAGCTTGTTAGGGTTTACGTCTTGTCTTCAGTCATTTCTCTCCTGAACTGTCACATTCCAAAGGTTGTTATTGGGTTTAAACTGCTTATACTGCATACTTTTTGTCTCAAGGCAAAACAACAGAATTGCTCAGCCAAAGACAATCAGATATCAAATATTCCAATCATTCCTATCATTTATGCAGTTCAGGATCATTTAGGTagtaagcaaacaaacaaacaaaaaaaaaactacctaaATGATCCTGAACTGTATGGGCTGTGTTgtgaaattattgaaaaatgtgtGCAGAGAGCACAAGAACAtccagaaccttttttttttttaatgaaccctATTCTAgcaagtctttatatatatatattaggggtgtaacgatacgcgtattcgtattgaaccgttcggtacgacgctttcggttcggtacgcggtacgcattatgtataccgaacggttcgttggagtaattaattatatttgaaaaaaaaaaaaaaaagagagagaaagaaatataatgatatgcgttcaacaaggtagcccaataacccaaacaacgtaacaggcaacgcccctgacactcccgaagaagaaaaaaacaccatcttatatgtttatgttaggctactcagcaggcgctcgctcactcagtacacgctgaaggctcgttgcaaaatagccaatgcgtttaacagactagaaatgagaagatcctccaataaccaacaggtctggtgtttgggtgcactttggattccctttaagctataatggtgatggcaagagagtggtggataaaaaaacaacggtatgtcgcatctgcaacatgacagggtacaccagcgggattacaaaaaaaaaaaacaaaaaaaaaacagcgggaatatctgggatatatgcgtcagtactatctgggaaaagacgaaaaaaaggagaaacatgcacgcagcaaactatccctgcagcatttagacactaggctatagcttacagggaatccaacccaaacaccagacctgttggttattttaggatcttatatttctggtctgttaaatgcattagacattttgcaacgagccttcagcgcgtgctgagtgagcgagcgccttaggggccgttcacatatcgtgcctaaaaacgcatggaaaacgctaagcgcgtctttctcctcctttccaaagcgctcgggcagaagcgctcatgaggcgtctgtctttgctaagcaacaatgacgtgctctctccatgagacgcggaaatttcagcgaaggataaatggatttgcagctctaaaaatcgcttgcagtagctctctgctactgaatttatttcaaaattgcaatccatatacaactatgatcagctgttccttcatcttggctgagctctcaacgttgttacgggaaaggatgaagctgattggttggttcttgtcacatgacccgcggtgcgcttgcggcattctgaaaagttgagatgtttttacattttgctgtatctaaaacgtatcgaaccgaaccgaaccgtgacatcagtgtatcgtatcgaaccgaaccgtgaattttgtgaaccgttacacccctaatatatatatatatatatatatatatatatatatatatatatatatatatatatatatatatataaataataataataatacacttggTATTGTTCCGCTGTTTAAACACTTTTGCCCAGTATTTTAATTATCTGTCGTTTCTCAAAGTTTTAGATTCAAAATAACAATGTTTCCTGAAGCACTGTTCCTTAAGTGTATGCAAGTCTGTTATAGACACAATATTCTGTTAAATGTTCAGAAGAAAGCCTAAATTATACTGAACAGCATATGGGAACCATAACTCTCATCTTGACCTTTTTACTCATCTTGACCTTTTTACCTTTTCAGGTGCCATGAGcgattatttatttacagaacaatttgtttcaaaacattttgtttgttttgattggtTTAAAAAGCCACATGCTTTGTAAAAGTGATTTATACTTGTTCCATGTGCCTGTATTAAAGGTCCCTTTTTTCgggcttttttgaagctttgattgtatTTACAGTGtccaatataacatgtgttcatgtttcacgtgtaaaaaacagtatttttcacacaattcacctatctttATACCGCTGTATTCATTGTCataaaaaccatagacagtaaaagataaaaacgggctgatgacttccttgttctatgaagtctcTACTTCAGAAATAGTAATGAGTTCTGATTGTGTCAgctgttcctgtgttgtgatttgacaCCAGCTTACAGCaagctgccctcctggaaaccaTGGTAGTAAAAGAAACgccattgggctagttttgagaagcaagtgggcatgatttgttttgaaatcctggcaatcctgatctgaacaagTGCTGGAGaggtacttctaatcacaggagcgttttttactgacgagatgcgcatgaaaatcgcattcgttttttttgcacagccctaccatcttgTTAACAAAGCTATACAGCATTGgtatttgtgtaataagttacagaaactgttaaacgcaccaacttaaataataaaatacacttaccggttgtggtcaataaacaacgccttctccagacaaagagggaactgctccatctttcaagaataatctttgtgcgaatccggcattaaactgatgagattgaggaagctcgctgtcctgagcaaaatgtgctgcacatagttttacatgtggattataattttcaggaaccgagttaaacataaattataaccattgatctctaagcaCAGCGtctctgggaagcccaaacaaagatgattggactctgagatgaaaataacagcgtttcaacgacatggcaaacacaaacgcaactcttccttctTCACTGTTGGAGCGCAACAAGAGCAAGCCCCCTTTTTGTTTATTCATCTGGGCAGatgttagtcaaaaaactgttttagtgacatcattactgcaggaactagagggatttagtccaaacgggtcaaaaaaataataatattagtccaaacgggtcaaaatatatatatatatatatatatatatatatatattaatccaaacgggtcgttttttgtcggcgaattctgttaaataaaatatctcgcttgccATTGAATTTTGAGCTTCAGAATTTTACATATATTcgttatactctaacaacaacattacacactaactgaagtttaaaacatgggataaCGAAGAACGGGACTTTTAAAACCAGTTTTTGGTATTTAGGAAGCAATCTAGTGGATACTGGAGACATGACTAATATATTCTGTTCCAGATCTGATCATatgtgctttcatttatttatcttttatcatCTAATTTTGTGAGTTACTGTCAAATAATTCCAAAGCCATGTTATGATGTCTatggctgcgtttcccaaaacatCGTAAGCCTATTTAGATAGATCCAGTGTCACCAATGGCCTCTACAAACAACTTACCGCACGATGCTATTGAGAAACGCAGCCCATGTTCTTCAGCATAAAGCAACATGTGTACAAGCACTGCACTGCCGCTAGATGTCaccatataatttataatttaagacAACATGGTAAAAAGATACAAGAACAAGATACCCTTTGAACGTTACCCCCAATAAATATGCCTATTATGAAAAACTatagaattaattaaattaagcattttcaGGAAGTgtattactttaaaataacaacaacaacaacaataataataataataataataatcctgtcTTCCACAACTCACCTAATTTTTTTCACTAAACCAACAAATGTAACTCCAGCTATAACGTTTAtcataagtaatttttttttatttactttggtTTCCACAATATTTTAATAACGCTTAGGCGTTATAATAACGAcaggctatatttatttataatttagcgTATGATCTGGGAACACAGGACATCATCTTGGCAGTAAGAACATCAACAAAATATTCTATCGAccaaatacaatttattaaaaaccaAGAGGGATTAAATAAGCAAACAGTTAatgatattgtttaaaaaaaaaggggggggggggggtggggttgGGGGAGAAGAACAAACAATTGGGGATTTTGAATTGGATACTTATATTTGAAACCAAGCAGTTGCCTCGAAGTTCAACACATGACACGGACAAACTCTGCAGCCAATGAACTTGTAATGAAACCCTCACAGTCTTCATTGCTGTTATCCGGCTGGCTCATATTGTAACAGACAGGTGAAACTAAGACCTGTAGATTTAACATTTCCTGGCTTAAACTAAAGGTATTACATGCTTTAATCAGACCTTGAGATTTTATGTCACACTAATCAAATGCAgataatactaatatttaaattagGTCACTGACAAAGTCCTGGGAAACGTTTTGTAGTTAGTATGGTCAATGCCAAAAGTTAACCACAAGGCTACAATATGCTCTTCTAGAGTTACAATATTTAACGTCCACTATTAAAAGTGAAGTTAAAgttgaaaaattattgaaaataaaaacgcACCATTGCTGGATGGCAAACATAATCATCATTATgctacataataaaaataacaccGATCTGATAGGCTACTAATAAACTTTAATCTGATCTTGTGGGCTTCCTCCAGTTTCCTCATACCGGCTGTTTTGCACCATGTGAATTATCTTTATAATCGGAAATTCATACGTTCTATAATTATTGGGTTATGCGCAGTATAATTAAAGCCACCCATGAtttgatggaaaaataaaaaggtttaacAATATTTATACAGAAAGTGTAGAATCATTTGCGATTCCTCGCAATTATTATACACACATTTGTTCTATAATAATGATTGGTTTTgccaaatgcaaataaaataaaatggaattattaaagtCGAAACaagtgtaaaaaaagaaagatactTCGAAAGAACGTTCGCTACGACACTCCCTCTCTCTAAACAGCGTGCGATAATTGATCTTGGCGGATGTGCACTGATTTGTGCGTTTCAAGCCTCTTGCAGAAGAGGTCGCACGTGCACCTCCGCCACAGAGAGAAAATCGTCCAGTCAGTCTCGCGTGTCTCACTTCTATGGAAATGAATTCCGTGTAGTCTGCCTCGCGCCACCGCCGTTCGGAAATTGAATGGGATATAGATTGTGTTCCCGGAGGGAAACAGCAACACCTGTCTTGTCTAATAAAAGTCTTTTTCTCCTTTATTCTGTAATCCATTGTCTTCTTGCGCAGATCACCTTTCAGCAGTAACCTTGTATTAAATGAACACCCTCTACTGTTAATCAGACCTGTCATGGCCTAGAAACTTGTGCAATTTCCCATCTCGGCAATGGTTTGTGGTGACACTGGCAGGCTATCAATGCGCAGTAAAATTTGTAATTCATATCCGGTTAGAGAGCCTTTATGTCTAATCATACACCTAACgcgttcattttttttatactaatATCACAATAGTcattggaatgtttttttttttttttttttttttttttttttttagggtgggATTGAATATGCTGTTTGCTTATGTCAAAATGTTGTTTTCCTGGGCAACTGGACCAGTCTCATCCACGCCTGGTCAGTTGTGATCCATATTACAGAATAGTCTACAAACTGggccattttttatttatgccTCATGCGACTTGGTATTCAGCAAAACAGAAGTGATTTAGCGGCAAGAGAAAGTTTCAACCAACTATGTCACCTGATTTGGATTGAAAGAcctttgggggtgggggggggctcTTTCTCCCCACCCCCATGGAGAGGAAGACCGCCCACACCACAGACAGTCGGCCTGAGACCCCTTATACACTTAAAAAGAGGTGGCACTCTGAGAGCAGCGTTCATTCAGCACTGCCTGAGTAAGAAGATTACTTTTGCACTGCTCGTCTAGATACTCTTTCTCTCTTTAACCATGCAAAGGATGCTAAAGCGACAGCTGCTCCACTCGAGAATGATTTTATTACTCTTATGGCTCTGTTATTTGACTGAAGATCAAAAAGTGCAAGGTGAGtccactttttctttcttttctttctttctttttctctttctatcttttttgtgtgtgagtgagtgtgtgtgttaatgtatttgtttcttcTAAATAAATTTTTTGACATGCTTTAGATATGAGTCAGCAATTCATTTagaattaaagtaatattttagaaTGAAGGGACCTGCTTAAATACAAGACAACTATAAAGTTTTGTTCTTGGCTCACGCCTGCATTGGTGTCCTCGAGACAGGTGCGTCATTTACATGCAccattatttaaagggggggaaCTATCCAGAATTTACTATGCTAAATTAACAGATGAAAATTGCAACAGAGCATTTTAGCGTTATCTAAGATAAATGCACAATATTGGCAAAATAATAGGACACCGAGATTCATCTtgaaaattgtattaataaaaaataatagcctATAAATATGATTGTATTACTGTCTAGCAATAATGTGAAGAATGAGTGTTttgtataaatgcatatttagcgCACAGTCAATCATCCTTTATGATTAGACATTGGattgtatttttcttaaataggTAGTGAAATTAGACACTGTCTACCTCGTCTGGTTTTCCAAAAATCCGTGGaattaatgaattttaaaaaatgtgtataattttTATGCACTTGATTAATAGAATCGCTTTGCACATCCGTCATCAAAAcggcaaaataattttttgaacaaAGTTTGATGAAGCTCGCGTGACTGTACGATTTAATTGGATCGTCTGGCGCGTGGTATCCCCGGCGCGAATGCCTAATTTAATACATAAACACGACTAATTCCCCTCAGGGTTGACCCGACAGTTCAAAAAATGTCTGATTCTTATTCTAAGCAGTGGATAAATGCGTTTGTGTTGTAAAAGCAGCGTTTGGAATGCTGTCAGTGTGCTGAAACGTGATGAGCGCAGACAGTTGGCACAGAGCGCTCGAGGAACTGGAGTCTAGACTGCCATGCACATTGTTTAAATAGGTACGAGGCTGTCAATCTGGCACTTACTTCAAGACAATAAATCTCTGCACGGTCTTAACATATTCGACGACAGGAAAAGCATATTCCCGAGCAGCTCCGAAGCCCTTGAGTTGTCTGGCCGAAGGCATGCAAGTGTAAAATAGTCGCATCACGTTGGGAAAAATCAGACAAAATACAGCGGGGGAGGGGGAGCAGGAGAGCTCCAGCTAATACAGGCTGCACGTGTTGTGTCTGGGTCATTGGCTTCAGACTTTAATACgactggttctttttttttttctacagctgGTAACTGCTGGCTCCAACAAGGCAAGAACGGGAGATGTCAGGTCCTCTACATGCCTGGGATGAGTCGAGAGGAATGCTGCCGGAGTGGGAGGCTCGGCACATCTTGGACTGAGGAAGATGTGCCAAATAGCACATTATTCAGGTGGATGATCTTCAATGGCGGGGCTCCAAACTGCATACCTTGTAAAGGTAGAATCCCATGTTCGTTTGTTCAGGTGGAAACCTCTAATAGCATATGTTGATTTTATATGAGtcataaaaacatattacatGCATATTTCAAAAGTGTAAATAATAACGAAAAGCTACTGTGCTTCAGTGGTCATGCCCCCATCCttactttaatataaataaagtCAAACAAACATAGATTAGtaatattaatgtacaatacAAATTCAGCGGCTTTACATGTCATGTTCCTGTGTGACTGAATTTTAGAGACATGTGATAATGTGGACTGTGGCCCTGGGAAGAAATGTAAAATGAACAGGAGGAGTAAGCCTCGCTGCGTCTGCGCCCCAGACTGCTCTAACATCACCTGGAAGGGGTCGGTGTGCGGCTCAGATGGGAAAACATACAGAGATGAATGTGCCCTTTTGAAATCCAAATGCAAAGGGCACCCGGATCTGGAGGTGCAGTATCAAGGCAAATGCAAAAGTAGGTAACACACTGCTTCCACACAAAAGTTTTACAATAATgcaagtgtgatttttttttatttttattttttatactgtctaaccttgagagagagagattttagcAGGTGTATCCAGTCCTTCAGTATTTTACAGTGCTAAAATACACTAAAGAATAATTTGGGGAAACATTGGTtgtgaaaatgaagaaaaaaaacaacaacaggtaAAACGGTATCATTCAGTCTTCCCTTTTCATCCTCACAGAGGCGTGCCATGATGTCATGTGTCCGGGAAGTTCGACTTGCGTGGTGGACCAGACAAACAACGCATACTGTGTGACGTGCAACCGCATATGCCCAGAGGTCACGTCTCCAGATAGCTATCTTTGTGGCAATGATGGGATTGTTTACGCCAACGCGTGCCATTTAAGGAGAGCCACGTGCTTGCTTGGTAGATCCATTGGTGTGGCATATGAAGGCAAATGCATCAGTGAGTGTCAACATTTGCCTGTTTCATTTGAATCAGAAACGTTTAAAATGGTGGAGTTTGTTTTCAGTTTAGAGTGCAACAGTGGCGAAATCCCATCCCAAATGAATTCAGTTCCATTAGTCTTTCGTGACAATCCCAATTGTGATTATTACTTGCAAAGGAAAGTAATTTTTGTCTAATTGTTTACTGATGTTGGCAACATCGTCTT of the Carassius gibelio isolate Cgi1373 ecotype wild population from Czech Republic chromosome A5, carGib1.2-hapl.c, whole genome shotgun sequence genome contains:
- the LOC128002697 gene encoding follistatin-A-like isoform X1, with protein sequence MQRMLKRQLLHSRMILLLLWLCYLTEDQKVQAGNCWLQQGKNGRCQVLYMPGMSREECCRSGRLGTSWTEEDVPNSTLFRWMIFNGGAPNCIPCKETCDNVDCGPGKKCKMNRRSKPRCVCAPDCSNITWKGSVCGSDGKTYRDECALLKSKCKGHPDLEVQYQGKCKKACHDVMCPGSSTCVVDQTNNAYCVTCNRICPEVTSPDSYLCGNDGIVYANACHLRRATCLLGRSIGVAYEGKCIKAKSCNDIHCSVGKKCLWDSKMGRGRCAVCMESCPESRSEEAVCASDNTTYPSECAMKQAACSLGVLLEVKHSGSCNSITEDQEDDDDEEDQDYMAYIQLSPVLDG
- the LOC128002697 gene encoding follistatin-A-like isoform X2 encodes the protein MQRMLKRQLLHSRMILLLLWLCYLTEDQKVQAGNCWLQQGKNGRCQVLYMPGMSREECCRSGRLGTSWTEEDVPNSTLFRWMIFNGGAPNCIPCKETCDNVDCGPGKKCKMNRRSKPRCVCAPDCSNITWKGSVCGSDGKTYRDECALLKSKCKGHPDLEVQYQGKCKKACHDVMCPGSSTCVVDQTNNAYCVTCNRICPEVTSPDSYLCGNDGIVYANACHLRRATCLLGRSIGVAYEGKCIKAKSCNDIHCSVGKKCLWDSKMGRGRCAVCMESCPESRSEEAVCASDNTTYPSECAMKQAACSLGVLLEVKHSGSCNSTVYSPI